The Granulicella sibirica DNA segment ACATCCGCTTCGAATCCCTGCCAGTCTTCCGGCGTACCCCAGTTCTCGTACGCCCATACTCTTGGTTACACGGCACCGAACATCACCGTCAATACCGGCGCCGACATCACGGTGACACAGAATATCGTGGCGACAACGCACTTCGGCTATTACTTCGAGAATTACCATGATTTCGGCTTCCCGACGACCGGCAATCTACAGTACTTCGAGACGAACGGCACCTCGGCAACCGACACGAACGGAAACGCCATCGCGCCAGGATCGCAGCTTTACCAGTCGACCGGCTATATCAACGCCCCGACTGACCAGAACTTCACACAATACAACGCAAGCAAAGCGATCCAACTGGATCAGGATGTTGCCTGGTACAAAACCGGATGGGCGGGGACGCATAACTTCAAGTTTGGGTACCAGCTCACAAGAAACTCGAACATCCTGGACCAGCACTACAACGCACCCGAAGTGAACGTTTATGTCGGCTCTGGCGGCCCGGCGACGTATCAGCCTTCGAGTCCCACCGGAAATGCGACCTGTCAGGATCCAACTAAGAACTTAGTCATGATCGGTACTGGTTGCCAAGGCCAGTATGGATACGTCTCAATCGAGGATTTTGGCACGAGTGGCCACGCCATCAGCTATGACCATGGATTGTATGCCCAGGACTCCTGGCAGGTCGGACATGGCATAACGCTTGACTTTGGTGTCCGGTTCGACAAGGAGTATCTGCCGGGCGAAGCCTTGAATGCCACGTCTATCACGGGTGCCAACCTTTCCAAGCCGATCGACTTCGGATGGACGGATAAGTTCGCACCGCGACTCGGCGCGGCGTGGGATGTGTTCCGTGACGGCAAGCTGAAGGTATTCGGCGGATACGGCAAGTTCTACGACACGATGAAGCTGAACCTCGCGATCAGCTCGTTCGGCGGCCAGTACTGGCAGAACTGCTACTTCGGGCTCAACACGCAGGATCTAAGCAGCATCACACCCACCTTTAACAGCAATGCCCGCTACTGCAGCGGCCAGGCTCCAAACAGCACAACAAATTTCTCGGGCGGTAACTCGCCGGCCGGATTGACGTTCATCGAAAGCCAGGACTTCCGTTCCTTCCCGACCACCTGCTCCACCTGCAGCGCGGTACAGGAAGGTGTTGCTCCTGGGCTGAAGCCGTACCAGCAGCATGAGTCGGTTTTCGGCACCGAGTACCAGTTAGCCAAGACGCTTGCGTTGAATGTGACGTACAGCCGACGGCGGCTTGATCGCGTGATTGAGGATGCCTCGCTGGCATCTTCGGTAACGGGTAGCGAGACGTTCGTGGTAGTGAACCCCGGGTATGGTTCGAATGCGACCTATAACGGATTCTGCCAGTTCCTGTACGGGGCTGGGGCTCAGGACTGCACCTCGACTTCGGGCGTGAATCCTCCGAACCAGACCATTCCGGCGGCGCGCAGCTACGACGGAGTCGAGTTCCGGCTGAGCAAGGCGCTTTCGAATCATTGGGCTGGACTCTTCTCTTACACGTATAGCCACTTCCGCGGCAACTACACGGGGTTGACCAGCTCGGATATCGCTGACGGCGGAAACGGTGGACGCAACGCTCCGAACAACAGCCGCTCGTTCGACGAGCCCTACTTCCAGTACAACGCAAATGGCGGATCTTCGAGCGGGGCGCTCCCGACGGATCGTCCGAACACCCTGAAGGGCTATGCGTATTACCAGTTGAAGTATCTTCACAAGCTCAGCTCTGATTTCGGCATCTTCCAGACTCTCTACGAAGGCTCTCCGAACACGAGCTACCTGGACGTGGGCTATAGCGAAAACGCGTTCCCGGTGGACATCTTCAACCGCGGAAAGTGGGCCGATATCGCCCAGGATCCCAATACCGGTGTGATCACGGTTGGAAACACTCGAACCTACCGCAATCCCTGGTACAACCAGACGGACTTCAACTTCACCGAAGGGTATGAGGTGCGGGAGGGTAAGGCGCTGACATTCGCGGCGACATTCACCAACCTCTTGAACGAGCACTCCGTGACCGCTGTCAACGAGCAGATCGATTCGGGCTACTTCGGGAACCAGTACGTGACACCCGGCGGCTATGCGTTTTATAACGGCGCGGCCTTCTACGCTGCGGCGGAGCGGCCGTACAACGTGGCTCAATCCTTGAATGGTGCAACGATCTCGGGGCAACCATCGAATAGCAATGGTTATCCTCTAACAATCAGCAGCGAGTATGGCAAACCGCTTTACTATCAGCACCCTCGGACTATTCGTCTAGCGCTGAGCTTCAGCTTCTAAACCTGAGGGCTACTTAACAAGGCCGGTGTGGGGGACAGTAAACTGCCCGCCACACCGGCCTTCTCACGTTTGGCACCTGACTGCGATTCTGGAGCGGGAGGCGAGCGTTCTGTTCGGAGGCTCGGCAGAGGGCCTGGGGTTGAAATTTGTCAACCGGCACAACAACAAGAGCTACGGCTTCAATTCGAGAAGAGCGCAGCCGTGGGGTGGGAGCGTGACGGTGAACTGTTCGGATCTGCCGGTTGTCCTCTCTGTCCAGAGTTCGCGGCTGCTGTAGCTGCTTCCTGGCAGGTTGTAGAAGGCGTAGGCATGCTTGATCGTCTTCTCCTGATCGCCAAGGTTGAAGAGGGCGAGGTAGCGGACGTTGCCTTTGCCGCTGGAGGTCCAGGCAAGGGCATCGCCTTCTACTGCGGCTTGTCTCTGGTCGTGGCCGAACTGGTTGACGTCAAGGATGTCGCGGTTGGTGAGGAGCTTGGTCGTCCACTCGTCAAGCTTGGTGAGGTTAGCTCCGAGGATCAGGGGAGAGCGAGCCATCGACCAGAGCGTGAGCAAGGTGCGCTGCTCGTCATGGGTGAGTCGCGAGTCGCGGGCTTCGCCCTCGCCGGGGATGGGGCCGAGGTAGCCAAGCGGGAGCATATCCGCGTCGGGCCACGTTTCCGGCTTGGCGTAGGCGGACCAGGCGGCCGCGAGCTCAAACTGTCCGTGTAGGCTGCGGGGGAAGGTCTTGGGATTCTTCCAGTAGTCCCAGAAATCGTCAGAGATCCGCCACATCTGGGCGTAGGGGATGAGTTCCTTGGCGATGCCGGGCGAGGTTGGCCCGGGGGAGAGGCTGAGGATGATGGGGCGGCCGGTCTTCACGATCGCGCGGTGAAGCATGCGGATCTCGGTGGGCTTATAAGGGTGGTCAGAGATGCAGTCGACCTTGAGGTAATCGATGCCCCAGCTTGCATATTGCTGAAGCAGCGAGTCGTACCAGGCCTGGCCGGCTGGAGTGTCGCGAACGCCCCAGTTGGTTGGATCCCAGGGGCAGGCGTCGGCGGTATCGGCTACGTCTTTGGCGGTGAAATGGCTTCCGGCTACGGGAAGGTTGCGATCTACCGACTCGCGTGGAATGCCGCGAACGATGTGGATGCCGAACTTTAGACCTTGCGCATGCACGAAGGCTCCGAGGGCTACGAAGCCAGTGTTCTCGTCGTGGTCGATGGCTGACGGAAAGCGCGACGGCACCGGGATGTAGCGGCCGTTGGCGTCGAGTTCAAACTGGAGCTTTTCGGGGGTGGGCCGGTCCTGCGGGTTCTTGAGGAACCAGCCCTCGTCGATGACGGCGTAGTTCCACCCGAAAGGCTTGAGGGTCTTGGCAAGCACGGCGACGTTTTCGCGGAACTGAGGCTCGGTTATCGTGAGACCGTAGGAGTCCCAGCTATTCCAGCCCATTGGTGGGCGGGCTGCCAAGCTGGAGGAGGAAGTCTGCGCGCTGCAGGGCTGCAGCATAGATGCGACGGTGAGCAAGCAGAGCAGGCGTAGAACGGGAAGGGAATGAACGCCATTTGAATTGCGCAAAGTTAAATCTCCTGTCGTTAGGGCCCAGCATACAAGTCTTCAGGGCAGGGAGAGACGGCAATAAGGCGGAAAGCCTTAGGAACGAGAGGCCACCGGTCTATGCACCAATCGTTCGAGTCCATTGCCCTTAAGGGGAATGGAAAGGACCAACGGTAGGAGAGAACCTTACTTATCACCGGGCCGTTAGAGCTCCGGAATAGAAAGAGGTATGCCATGCATAACCTTCTCATTGTGATTGCTTTCCTTGGAATGCTTTTGGCTCCCTGCATCGTCACTGCGTTCAATGGAGTGGAAAACGAAGAATAAACCCTTCGTGACCCGCTCCTGACGGGTCGCCCCTTTTCGCGGCCCTACGCCAAACCAGGCAGGGCCGCGTCCCATACCTCCCTGAACCATGGTTGGTACACGTTATCCACTGGTTTGTAAGAGACTTGGGCCTTTTCGTCTTGATCCGGACGGCGCTCCCCCGCATACTCCTTCTAGTGTGTGCGTACGCGGTGCCACCCAGACTAACGTGACCCGATACAGTCGCCAAGACGTCCTGAGAATTCTGCACTTGCCGACCCGCCAGCTTCAGGCATGGGAGCGAGTAGGTCTCATCCTTCCCAGACCACTCGATGAACAGTACACCTTCGAGGATCTCTCGCAGATGAGAACTCTGCGCGATCTCCAGGCTGCCACCCGCATTACCGTTAAAAGCATCCGCGCCTCGGTGGAGGCGATGCAGCAAGTGTCCGGAATGACCAACCCTCTGCTCGAAACGAGCATGGTTCACAGCGGGTCCCGGCTCGCCTTTCGCTACGCGGGCGCACTTGTCGATCCGATGACCCGGCAGCTCTCCTTCGACTTTGATTACGAGCCTGATCGCAAATTGCGGGTCGTTCGCACCCGAGGCCAGGCTTCGGCACCCCCGGGGGGATCCGCTGCGTTGCAGGACATGTTCCTGCGCGCGGTGCGGCTTGAAGAAGACATCGCCACGCGGGGTATGGCGATGCAGCTCTACCAGGACATTCTTGCGATCGACCCGCGCCATGCTCCCGCATGCATCAACCTGGGAACGATCTTTTACACGCTTCGCGATTTCGCGATGGCCGAAACGATGTACCGGCGCGCGACGCTTTCGGATCCTGATTACGCGTTGGCATTCTTCGACCTCGGCAACGTGCTCGATGAGTTGCAGCGGCTGCCCGAGGCCATCGATGCGTACCGGCGCGCCGTGATGCTCGTTCCGACATACGCCGATGCTCATTACAACTTGGCGTTGGCCTATGAACGCAGCGGAGAGCGCCGCCGGGCGCTGAGTCATTGGATGATCTATGCTCGCCTCGATCCGTCCGGTCCATGGGCGACGCACGCGAAGGGGCAGGCGAAGAAGATCCTCAGCATGGAACGGCTGTCCATCATTACCCGACACGGGACTCTCGTAGAAGAAACGGCATAGGACAACGACCACGCCTACCGGCCCACACATCGGGGTGCGGTGTGTGGTTTTGCTTGAGTGGACGGGGCGTGCCAGGTAATCGGAGAAGATGCTAGACTCGCGGGCTGAATGAGTATTCATTTTTGAGGACGGCCCGCATGGCAGAGTCGCTAAAAGCCCTCACGCAATTGAGTGAGGAGGAACTTTTCTTCCAGGATACGATTCGCCGCTTTGCTGTCGAAAAGATTGGTCCACTCGTCCGAGGGATGGACGAGGCTCAGAAGCTGGAGCCGGCTTTGATCCAGGAACTCTTCGATCTGGGCCTGATGGCGATCGAGGTGCCCGAGCGATACGGCGGTTCCGGTGGCAGCTTCTTCGATTGCATCCTTGCGATCGAGGCCCTCTCAACGACCGATCCTTCGGTTGCGGTCCTCGTGGATGTGCAGAACACGCTCTGCCTCAACGCTCTCTTGCGCTGGTGCAACGACTTGCAGAAGGCACAGTTTCTCCCTCGACTGGCGAAAGACGCTGTCGGTTCCTACGCGTTGAGCGAGGCGTCCTCTGGGTCGGACGCGTTTGCGCTCCAGACGCGGGCTACCCGGAGTGGAGACAACTACGTGCTCAATGGCCAGAAGCTATGGATCACGAATGCCCTGGAGTCGAGCGTGTTTCTCGTCTTTGCCACGCTCGACGCCTCCCTTGGCTACAAGGGCATTACGGCCTTCCTGGTGGAGAAGGGAGCCTCCGGCTTTACGCTCGGCAGGAAGGAAGAGAAGCTGGGGATTCGCGCGTCCAGCACAGCCGCCTTGCAGTTTGATGAATGCGTCATTCCTGCGGCGAACCTGGTGGGGGAGCCAGGCAAGGGCTACAAGATAGCCATCGAGACCTTGAATGAAGGCCGTATTGGGATTGCGGCGCAGATGGTTGGTCTCGCCCAGGGCGCATGGATGCACGCGGCTAAGTGGGCGAAGGAGCGACGGCAGTTCGGCAAGCCGATCGCCGAGTTCCAGGCGATTCAGTTCCAGCTGGCCGAGATGGCGACGGAGATCGAGGCCGCCAGGCTGCTGGTCTATAACGCCGCCCGTTTGAAGGATGCGGGAGCGGACTTTGCCAAGGAAGCCGCGATGGCGAAGTACTTCTGCTCGCAGGTAGCCGAACGCGTTTCGAGCCAGGCGGTCGAGATCTTTGGAGGATCGGGCTTTGTCCGCGACTACCCGGTCGAAAAACTCTACCGGGATGCCAAGATCGGAAAGATCTACGAAGGGACCTCGTTCATGCAGCTTGCAACGATCGCCAAGCTCACTCTCGGGAAGTTCTAGCCACGCCGCGCTTCCTTGAAGGTATGAAACACAGCGAAATCCGCGAATCTTCCGTCGTGGGAGCCGTTACACTGTTGGCAGGACCTCCTGCCGCATGACGCAGCCAACCACTTCTGCCACAGACTCTCCCGTGCGTCCCGCTCCACTGCCCTTTCTTGGGCTGGCCTGCGCGGTCGGGGTTTCGACGATCTACTATAACCAGCCTCTCCTGATAGAGATGCGGGAGAGCTATCACGCATCGGCTGGCCAAATTGGTTTTGTCACCGTGGCGACCCAGATCGGCTATGCGGTCGGACTTCTTTGCTTCGTCCCGCTAGGTGACGTGCTCGAACGTCGCGCGCTCATGATGAGGATGTATGGAGCGGTTGCGGTGGCGCTGTTGCTCGTCGCGGTAGCTCCGACCGTGATGTGGCTCCTGGTGGCCAGCGTTGTTGCGGGCATGCTGGCTTCGGTCACGCACATTGTTCTTCCGATTGCACCAGATCTCGTCGACCATAGTCAGCGGGGACGGGCTATCGGGATCGTTATGACCGGTCTTCTTCTAGGCATCCTGCTGGCCAGGACGTTCGCAGGTTGGGTGAGCCACGTTACCGGCTGGCGATACGTCTTTGTGATCGCCGCAGTGCTCAATCTCGCCTTCGTGCCGCTGCTCTATCGCTTCATGCCCAGTCTGCCGCCGCGACAGCCACTTCGCTACAGCGAAGCGATGCGGTCGCTCTGGACACTCGTACGCACCCAACCGCTTCTGCGGGAGTCGTGCGTCATCGGAGCCCTGGTCTTCGCGTCCTTTAGCTGCTTCTGGACGACGCTCGTCCTTCTGCTGGACAGCCACTACAGCCTCGGGGCGGGCGTTGCCGGGAGCTTCGGCGTCGTGGGAGCCGCTGGGGCGCTGGTCGCTCCGATCGCAGGGCGTCTCAGCGACAAGCGTGGAACACGTTGGGTCGTGACTGCCGGGATGAGCGTTCTTGCACTCTCCTACGTCTTCCTGTGGGTGGAAGAGAAGATCACTATGTCGACCGCGCTGCACGTTGCTGCCCTCGCCGTGGGAGTCATCGTGCTGGATATGGGGGCGCAAATGACCCAGGTGGCCAATCAGACCAGGATCTTCGGGCTCGTGCCTTCGGCACGGAGCCGCCTGAACACGGTCTACATGACCGTGTATTTCTCGGGTGCGGCGGCAGGGTCGGCACTTTCGACCATCGCGTGGGTCCACTTCAAGTGGAACGGCGTCTGCGCCCAGGCGCTTATCCTGATTGCCGTCGCCGGACTGTTCCACGCCTACGGGAGCCGGACCAAGCACCCCCGCCGGCCTCTCACGAGCGAGACGAGCGACGAGCCCCTGCATGCGTGACGTTGGATAGTAAGGCGATTCGGCGCGGCGATCCGGCTTCGCGATGACAAGCAGTGCGCCGTGCCTGTAGCAGAGTCAGGGAGAGAGCGGCTAGGTGAGCTCGATTTGCACTGTATTTTCATTTGCGAACCTGCATGGAGCGTGCCAGACTATGCCTGCATTTCGACCGACGGTTGAGGTGCTGAAGAGTCCCAAGTCTTATCAGAGCATTCCTGGGAGTTAAACATGTACATACGGGTTCTCGTTGCTGTGGCAGTTATCTTCGCGTGTCTGATGCCGGCTCGTGCCGAAACGACCTACAACCTTATCTTCACTGGTAGCTCGGGAAGCGAGATAGGTTCCGGAACGCTTGTTCTGAACGAGACGCCACCATCCGGGAACTCGACGTTCTATGAAGCAACTGACCCTGAACACGCCGGGTACACCATCACGAGTTTTAGCGCGACCGTAGATAGCTATACTTTCGATCTATCAAATGAATCCGCGCTCACATCGGCTACGTTCAGCAATGGTGCGTTGAAGGACCTCGAATATCAGAGTTTTCCGGGCCCTTCTGTCGGCTCAGGTTTTGAAGTCTTCTTCAGTACTTATGGAAACAACTTCAGCATCGGGAACACTCTTGCGCCGTATCCGAATGACAGCGGTACGTTCACGGCTACCCCCGCTGCCGTACCATTCTGCAAACTGAGCGCCGCCCTTGAGGCGATCGTAGATACTCATAGAACCGACAGCCTCATCCTCGAAGCGACGTTCTCCCCGGGTCCCGGTGGCATCATCGATCCGTCCACCCAGCGGGTCTCGATCGCAGCTGGCACATTCCATGTAACCATTCCGGCCGGGTCCTTTCAAGCGAGCCGCGTTGGCTATCTTTACAAGGGATCGATTGACGGAGTGAGTATTGAATTCGTCCTTCGGGAACTTAGTCCCCCGAGTGCGAATACCTGCTCGACTGACACCTATACCCTCATCGGCACCGCACGCGGAGCCGACCTTAGCCCCCTGACTAATCCGATCACTGTTGCAATCAGCATCGGCGAGAACACAGGAACGGAAAAGGTTGAGGCGCTTCTTCAACCCTGACCCACCAAAAGCTAAAATTTGGCTTTGGTAGAAGAAGAGATGCGCGGAGTTCGCGAGTCCTCCGCGGCCCCTCTGCGGCTGTAAGCTGCGTCTATTAAGGGGGCGACCTCTCTCTTTGCTGCAGATGGCATCTATGAAGAGATGCGGCTAACGAACCAGGGAGAGACGGGTAAATGCTTGAAGGGACCCGACTCGGCGCATTAAGAGCAACAAGTATCGCGTCTGCGAATGCGTTGGTCGCATTCGATCAGGTCTGTTTACAACCTGTACGCCAAGCTGTAGGATGGCAGCCGCCTATGCGATGGGTGCATGCAAGCATCACCCTCGTCTGCACAGGAGGAGCTTCGCTCTGCACTCGCTGCGGGCGTCGCGATTAGCTGAGGTTATCCGATCAACCGAACACGCTCGCAACGAAGCGCGCCGAGGAGTTTCGCCATGTTCGATAGGAAAGGTCCTTCAGAGTTTCTAAGGCTTGGAGTAACAATCGGCGTCTGCATGGTTGTTCCTTTTCCAAGGGCAATGGCTTCAGCCCCTCTTCCGACCAGTACGCTCCTCCTCGTGGAAGCAAACGGAGCCGACGTGACCCGGGTTCCCCGCAAAACAGCAGTCCAGTTAGTGGCTCAGGTCCAGAGTCCTACTGCGGCTCTTACCACCGGGCGGGTGCGCTTTTGCGATGCGTCGCTATCTGTGTGCAACGATCTTCATCAACTAGGAGTTGCCCAACTGACAAGCTCCGGAGCGGCTACTTTGACCATCGTTCCGGGGATTGGGGTGCGATCTTACCGGGCGGAGTTCCTCGGAATAGCAAAGGAGTATCAATCGAGCCTTTCCTCCGCGCAGACTTTGACGGTAACTGGGAAGTTTCCTACGACAACGACGCTTGCCGCGACCGGAAATCCGGGTGACTACACGCTGAATGCAACGGTCGTTGGCAGCGGCTCAACGGCGTCTCTGAGCGGCACCGTAACCTTTACCGACCTCGGTGCGAACAATGAAAGCCTTGGAAGCAGCGCAATCGGCAGCAGCACGCCCGGTCTATCGCTGGCAGTCGCTTCTGGCAGCACAAACCTTCCAGCTCCATCCGCGCTTGGAGATTTCAACGGTGATGGAATTCCTGACCTTGCAGGTGCGGAATCGACGGACAGTATAGCGATCCTACTGGGTGATGGTGCCGGCGGTTTCCTGGCAACCAGAACCAGCATCCCGGTCGGCTACAACGTCGGTCAGTTCGCTGTGGGAGATTTCAACGGCGATGGCTTCCAGGATATTGCAGCGGTCAGTTACACCGACGCAAAGTTAGTTATTGTTCTAGGGAAGGGCGATGGGACCTTTCAATCACCCATGGTATTGCCCGGTGCGCTCTATGCAAACACGATTGTCGTCGGCGACTTCAACCGAGACGGTATTGCAGACCTGGCAACGACGAACAACGGTGTCAGCGCGGTGACGCTTTATATCGGTCGTGGTGACGGAACTTTTAACAAGAAGTCCACGCCCCTTGCTGGCGCCTCTGTGAACATGGCGCTCGCTGACTTTAATGGTGATGGTATCGAGGATATTGCGGCGATCGAGGCCAGTTCAGTCGAGGTTCTGTTGGGTAATGCGAATGGGACGTTTACCAGTGCCTCAAACACCGCAGTCGGCGCCGATCCATTTCAGGTGATTGCAGGCGACTTCAACAACGACGGAGTGCCCGATCTCGCAACAGTCAGTCCAACTGAATACTCCGTGTCTATTCTTCTTGGACAGGGGAGCGGTGCATTTACAGCATCTCCCGACATTGCATTCGACTCCAGTACGCAGCCATATGCCATCGCCTTGACGGACTTGAATCAGGACGAAATTGAAGATATTGCTGTCGCGACGGCATCCAGCGTCGAAGGTCAAGCCTATGCGAGCGTCTTGTTCGGAACCGGGCAAGGGACATTCGTTTCGACAGACCTTCCGATTCCCGGCCGCATCTTTGAGGGCGCGTCTGAGTACTTCATTTTGAGCGCCGATATGAATGGCGACGGTAACCCAGATCTGATTCTTGGACCGGGCGTGCTGCTCGATAAGGTAACAGAGACGGCACAAGCATCGCTGAGCGGGGTTTCTATTAGCGGCTCAGGAACGCACTCTGTTCAAGCGGCAAGCGCATTGTCGTCCCCGTATAACTCAAGCACCTCGGGAACCCTTGGACTACAGGCGCAATAGTGCTGAGGAGCCATGCTCCCTGCGGGCTACATGACATTGTGTTTGAGTCTAGGCGAACC contains these protein-coding regions:
- a CDS encoding acyl-CoA dehydrogenase, which translates into the protein MAESLKALTQLSEEELFFQDTIRRFAVEKIGPLVRGMDEAQKLEPALIQELFDLGLMAIEVPERYGGSGGSFFDCILAIEALSTTDPSVAVLVDVQNTLCLNALLRWCNDLQKAQFLPRLAKDAVGSYALSEASSGSDAFALQTRATRSGDNYVLNGQKLWITNALESSVFLVFATLDASLGYKGITAFLVEKGASGFTLGRKEEKLGIRASSTAALQFDECVIPAANLVGEPGKGYKIAIETLNEGRIGIAAQMVGLAQGAWMHAAKWAKERRQFGKPIAEFQAIQFQLAEMATEIEAARLLVYNAARLKDAGADFAKEAAMAKYFCSQVAERVSSQAVEIFGGSGFVRDYPVEKLYRDAKIGKIYEGTSFMQLATIAKLTLGKF
- a CDS encoding tetratricopeptide repeat protein, coding for MTRYSRQDVLRILHLPTRQLQAWERVGLILPRPLDEQYTFEDLSQMRTLRDLQAATRITVKSIRASVEAMQQVSGMTNPLLETSMVHSGSRLAFRYAGALVDPMTRQLSFDFDYEPDRKLRVVRTRGQASAPPGGSAALQDMFLRAVRLEEDIATRGMAMQLYQDILAIDPRHAPACINLGTIFYTLRDFAMAETMYRRATLSDPDYALAFFDLGNVLDELQRLPEAIDAYRRAVMLVPTYADAHYNLALAYERSGERRRALSHWMIYARLDPSGPWATHAKGQAKKILSMERLSIITRHGTLVEETA
- a CDS encoding VCBS repeat-containing protein — protein: MTIVPGIGVRSYRAEFLGIAKEYQSSLSSAQTLTVTGKFPTTTTLAATGNPGDYTLNATVVGSGSTASLSGTVTFTDLGANNESLGSSAIGSSTPGLSLAVASGSTNLPAPSALGDFNGDGIPDLAGAESTDSIAILLGDGAGGFLATRTSIPVGYNVGQFAVGDFNGDGFQDIAAVSYTDAKLVIVLGKGDGTFQSPMVLPGALYANTIVVGDFNRDGIADLATTNNGVSAVTLYIGRGDGTFNKKSTPLAGASVNMALADFNGDGIEDIAAIEASSVEVLLGNANGTFTSASNTAVGADPFQVIAGDFNNDGVPDLATVSPTEYSVSILLGQGSGAFTASPDIAFDSSTQPYAIALTDLNQDEIEDIAVATASSVEGQAYASVLFGTGQGTFVSTDLPIPGRIFEGASEYFILSADMNGDGNPDLILGPGVLLDKVTETAQASLSGVSISGSGTHSVQAASALSSPYNSSTSGTLGLQAQ
- a CDS encoding MFS transporter, whose protein sequence is MTQPTTSATDSPVRPAPLPFLGLACAVGVSTIYYNQPLLIEMRESYHASAGQIGFVTVATQIGYAVGLLCFVPLGDVLERRALMMRMYGAVAVALLLVAVAPTVMWLLVASVVAGMLASVTHIVLPIAPDLVDHSQRGRAIGIVMTGLLLGILLARTFAGWVSHVTGWRYVFVIAAVLNLAFVPLLYRFMPSLPPRQPLRYSEAMRSLWTLVRTQPLLRESCVIGALVFASFSCFWTTLVLLLDSHYSLGAGVAGSFGVVGAAGALVAPIAGRLSDKRGTRWVVTAGMSVLALSYVFLWVEEKITMSTALHVAALAVGVIVLDMGAQMTQVANQTRIFGLVPSARSRLNTVYMTVYFSGAAAGSALSTIAWVHFKWNGVCAQALILIAVAGLFHAYGSRTKHPRRPLTSETSDEPLHA
- a CDS encoding carboxypeptidase regulatory-like domain-containing protein, which codes for MNLRRLCLGLCLLPTFMVGPALLEGTAWAQETTGSLQGTVKDATGAVVSHASVIASTPTLVGVKSTQTDGRGYFHFSNLPPGSYLVTVEAKGFATLKQSNLLIEVGHSPSLDLTLSIGSDLTIVDVSSDNSPQIDVTSVTTQTNLTADVLNYVPRGNSYQSVIQFAPSARNEPLMGNNTTNGSGSVSPGNGSNGNTYGYSIGGGSDSENSYLVEGQETANLIGGYSHTNVPFDFIDQVQVKTSGVAAEYGGALGGVVNVVMKKGTEHYHGSVFTYFNASGLNAGPNAQPRYDPVGTLPDALASGAQLDQPYQSFQPVKPKTSEVYPGFTLGGPLLPFSARFKDKIFGFVAFNPDLVRTEIKVNYGSTNGGIVPFSTNQNTYYTTARVDAQATKKIRVFGSWLYQLQRENGQNLPNQDSTQGYFNASTGCFGAATSASNPCQSSGVPQFSYAHTLGYTAPNITVNTGADITVTQNIVATTHFGYYFENYHDFGFPTTGNLQYFETNGTSATDTNGNAIAPGSQLYQSTGYINAPTDQNFTQYNASKAIQLDQDVAWYKTGWAGTHNFKFGYQLTRNSNILDQHYNAPEVNVYVGSGGPATYQPSSPTGNATCQDPTKNLVMIGTGCQGQYGYVSIEDFGTSGHAISYDHGLYAQDSWQVGHGITLDFGVRFDKEYLPGEALNATSITGANLSKPIDFGWTDKFAPRLGAAWDVFRDGKLKVFGGYGKFYDTMKLNLAISSFGGQYWQNCYFGLNTQDLSSITPTFNSNARYCSGQAPNSTTNFSGGNSPAGLTFIESQDFRSFPTTCSTCSAVQEGVAPGLKPYQQHESVFGTEYQLAKTLALNVTYSRRRLDRVIEDASLASSVTGSETFVVVNPGYGSNATYNGFCQFLYGAGAQDCTSTSGVNPPNQTIPAARSYDGVEFRLSKALSNHWAGLFSYTYSHFRGNYTGLTSSDIADGGNGGRNAPNNSRSFDEPYFQYNANGGSSSGALPTDRPNTLKGYAYYQLKYLHKLSSDFGIFQTLYEGSPNTSYLDVGYSENAFPVDIFNRGKWADIAQDPNTGVITVGNTRTYRNPWYNQTDFNFTEGYEVREGKALTFAATFTNLLNEHSVTAVNEQIDSGYFGNQYVTPGGYAFYNGAAFYAAAERPYNVAQSLNGATISGQPSNSNGYPLTISSEYGKPLYYQHPRTIRLALSFSF
- a CDS encoding glycoside hydrolase family 27 protein; translated protein: MAARPPMGWNSWDSYGLTITEPQFRENVAVLAKTLKPFGWNYAVIDEGWFLKNPQDRPTPEKLQFELDANGRYIPVPSRFPSAIDHDENTGFVALGAFVHAQGLKFGIHIVRGIPRESVDRNLPVAGSHFTAKDVADTADACPWDPTNWGVRDTPAGQAWYDSLLQQYASWGIDYLKVDCISDHPYKPTEIRMLHRAIVKTGRPIILSLSPGPTSPGIAKELIPYAQMWRISDDFWDYWKNPKTFPRSLHGQFELAAAWSAYAKPETWPDADMLPLGYLGPIPGEGEARDSRLTHDEQRTLLTLWSMARSPLILGANLTKLDEWTTKLLTNRDILDVNQFGHDQRQAAVEGDALAWTSSGKGNVRYLALFNLGDQEKTIKHAYAFYNLPGSSYSSRELWTERTTGRSEQFTVTLPPHGCALLELKP